The genomic stretch GCATCAATACAGAATTAAACGCAGATTTTAATACATCGCAATTTAAACATCAACCAGAATATAACGAAGCAGAAGGTATTGCCAAAAGTTTTATTGTAAGCACCAGCGATCAAGAGGTAACGGTACAGCAATTAAACACCACTTTTCACTTTAAAGAGGGCGAAAAAATTCATACAGAAATATCTAGAAAGTACAACGATGCTTTGATACAACAAATCATTGCAAACACTAGCTTTACGCTAGATACTAAAATTATGGATACCAATGCCTATTTTGCGGATTACATACTAACTAGAAACTAAAATAATTTGCTATGAAATTAGCACTATACGGTTTGGGCAGCAGAGCAACTGCCTATTATTTACAAGAATTAAACAAACAATACAATTTAAAAAAAGGCGGGTATAGTACTTGCCCTTTGTGGTTGTACAACACAAATTTTAATAACATCAATCCGTTATTGCCAAACACATCAAAAGCCTTAGATGCAATTGTAAAAAAAGATTTACAAGCTATAAAAGCCATACAACCTCATAAAGTTATAGTACCTAATATTACATTACACGAAACAATAGATCGTATTGATACTACTACGGATTTTATACATCCATTGCCTTTAACACTAGAAAAAATTAAGCAACATCAAGTTTCTAAAATCCTTTTAGTTGGCTCTTTACATAGCATGCAAGCAGCATATTTAAATTCGTTTTTTAAAAAAAATAGCATTGCCGTAGTATTGCCTACGGACGAAGAAATGGAATTGATTGATACCGCTAGAAAAGCAATTTATAGCTACACAGAAACAAAAAAACAAGTGAAAGCATATCAAAAAATTTTAAAAAACTATGCAGCCAAACACATTGTTGTTATTGCTTGTACAGAACTTTCTATTTTAAAACCACAAGGCAATCGTGCTATTGTAGACATGGCAGATCTTCAAATACATAATGCTGTACAAATAGTGTTCTAAATAAAAAAGCCTTTGCAAATGCAAAGGCTTTTTTTATAAAATCGCTTAAAGCTTATGCTTCTGTAGCCGTTTCTGTAATGGCTACTACTTCAATATCAAATACCAAATCTCTACCCGCTAACGGATGATTTCCATCAATAACAATAGCCTCTTCTTTTACCTCTACCACCATTAAATTCATTTCGCTACCATCTGGTGCTTTAGATACCAAGCCCATGCCTACTTGTGGCTCCATGTCTTGTGGTAAATCTTTTTTAGCAACCTCTTGTATCAATTGTTCATTTACTTCGCCATACGCATCTTCTTTGGCAATGTTTAATGTTTTTTTCTCGTTCAGCTTCATGTTTAACAACCCTTTTTCAAAACCAGGAATCAAACGTCCTTGTCCTAAAGTAAATTCAATAGGCTCTTTTCCTTCCGAAGTATCAAAAATTTGTCCGTCTGTTAATTTCCCTGTGTAATGTACTTTTACAGTGTTGTTCTCTTTTACTTGCATCATAATACTATGTATTTCATTTATAAGTTTGATAAACTACAACTCTTGCACTTTACAAACTTTTTTAATTTACACTTACAAAGCCACCAAAACCAAGCCAAAGCAGTTCTTTCCAATAAAAGTTTTACCAAAATAGCAAAATGAAAGTTTTCAATTTAAAATTTGAGGCTATCAATGGCTTTATAAAGACTTCACATTGCAAGTAAGTTTGTCAGTCTACAGAAAAGAATAGGCAAACTTGTCATCCATACAAGTACAAAAGACGGTAATAAAATTTATACGATTAATTTTAAATTTCATTTTACCCTTCTTTTACAAACTACTATTTTTGCAAAATGGATACAAAGAAACAGGTAATAAAAAAATTGCAGCGTTCGGTTGCAGAGGCTATCAAGCAATTTTCTATGATTGCAGAAGGAGACAAAATAATGGTGTGTCTTTCTGGCGGAAAAGATAGTTATGCCATGTTAGATATGTTAATGTATTTCCAGAAAGTAGCGCCTATTTCTTTTGAAATTGTTGCCGTTAACTTAGACCAAAAACAACCCGGTTTTCCAGAAGAGGTGTTGCCAACTTATTTAAGCAATTTAAAAGTACCTTATAAAATTATAGAAAAGAATACCTACAAAGTGGTAATGGATAAAACACCCGAAGGCAAAACTACTTGCAGTTTGTGTTCTCGATTACGAAGAGGTACTTTGTA from Polaribacter marinaquae encodes the following:
- a CDS encoding FKBP-type peptidyl-prolyl cis-trans isomerase, with translation MMQVKENNTVKVHYTGKLTDGQIFDTSEGKEPIEFTLGQGRLIPGFEKGLLNMKLNEKKTLNIAKEDAYGEVNEQLIQEVAKKDLPQDMEPQVGMGLVSKAPDGSEMNLMVVEVKEEAIVIDGNHPLAGRDLVFDIEVVAITETATEA